Proteins encoded within one genomic window of Alteribacter populi:
- the coaBC gene encoding bifunctional phosphopantothenoylcysteine decarboxylase/phosphopantothenate--cysteine ligase CoaBC, giving the protein MSAKKRILLCVTGGIAVFKAAALTSKLSQSGYEVKVVMTESAAEFVTPLTFQALSRNPVYINTFNEKDPSKIAHIDIADWADVVVIAPATANVLGKVANGIADDMVTTTLLATTAPIMIAPAMNVHMYAHPAVQKNMETLKTFGYTFIEPGEGFLACGYEGKGRMEEPEVIQKEVDAFFARKDYPEWHGRKVLITAGPTQETIDPVRFLSNRSSGKMGYAVAEEAAKRGAQVTLVSGPVSLPVPPGVTFVPVTSAEEMFQEVTARFADTELVVKSAAVADYRPQEVFDEKVKKSSEPMSIEMERTKDVLKELGKRKENQVLIGFAAESENVEAYAEKKLHSKNLDLVVANSIVDPGSGFQGDTNVVTFIKKGHSPEKLPMLSKSDVAKRLLSEAAILLEQRGIQ; this is encoded by the coding sequence GTGAGTGCAAAGAAACGAATTCTTTTATGTGTAACAGGTGGTATTGCTGTTTTTAAAGCAGCAGCCTTAACGAGTAAATTATCACAAAGCGGCTATGAGGTGAAAGTAGTGATGACAGAATCGGCCGCGGAGTTTGTCACGCCATTAACTTTTCAGGCATTATCTAGAAATCCGGTATATATCAATACTTTTAATGAAAAAGATCCTTCTAAAATTGCCCATATTGACATTGCAGACTGGGCCGATGTCGTCGTTATTGCTCCTGCAACGGCAAACGTTTTAGGGAAAGTAGCCAATGGAATTGCAGATGATATGGTGACAACGACGCTGCTTGCAACGACTGCCCCTATTATGATTGCGCCTGCTATGAATGTACATATGTATGCTCACCCTGCAGTACAAAAAAACATGGAAACGTTAAAAACGTTTGGCTACACGTTTATTGAGCCTGGTGAAGGATTTTTAGCGTGTGGTTATGAAGGTAAAGGCAGAATGGAAGAACCTGAAGTGATCCAAAAGGAAGTGGATGCTTTTTTTGCGAGAAAGGATTATCCTGAATGGCATGGGCGGAAAGTCCTTATTACTGCAGGCCCGACTCAGGAAACGATTGATCCGGTTCGCTTTTTATCCAACCGATCTTCTGGCAAGATGGGCTATGCTGTAGCAGAGGAGGCGGCGAAGAGGGGGGCTCAAGTAACGCTTGTCTCAGGGCCGGTGTCTCTCCCAGTTCCTCCTGGTGTTACATTTGTTCCGGTTACGAGCGCAGAAGAGATGTTTCAAGAAGTGACAGCACGCTTCGCTGACACAGAGCTCGTTGTCAAATCAGCTGCTGTCGCGGACTACCGGCCTCAAGAAGTGTTCGACGAAAAGGTGAAAAAATCAAGTGAACCGATGAGTATAGAGATGGAACGAACGAAGGACGTATTAAAGGAGTTAGGGAAGCGCAAAGAAAACCAAGTGTTAATTGGCTTTGCAGCTGAGTCAGAAAATGTAGAAGCCTATGCTGAGAAAAAACTGCATTCAAAAAACTTGGACCTTGTCGTTGCGAATTCCATTGTAGATCCAGGCTCTGGGTTTCAAGGAGATACGAATGTCGTGACGTTTATTAAAAAAGGCCACTCTCCTGAAAAGCTACCGATGCTATCTAAGAGTGACGTAGCGAAACGATTATTGAGTGAAGCAGCAATTCTTCTTGAACAAAGAGGAATACAATGA
- the rpoZ gene encoding DNA-directed RNA polymerase subunit omega — MLNPSIDSLMTKINSKYTLVTVSAKRARYLRDNTEQKLKVKNTRSVNLVGMALEEVEAEQLTYVRQQLKEGDE, encoded by the coding sequence ATGTTAAACCCATCCATTGACAGCTTAATGACAAAAATTAATTCAAAGTACACGTTAGTGACAGTTTCTGCAAAGCGTGCGCGTTACTTAAGAGATAACACTGAGCAAAAATTAAAAGTTAAAAATACAAGATCAGTTAATCTCGTTGGAATGGCTCTAGAAGAGGTTGAAGCAGAGCAGCTTACTTATGTCCGACAACAATTAAAAGAGGGCGATGAATAA